A genomic stretch from Falco cherrug isolate bFalChe1 chromosome 3, bFalChe1.pri, whole genome shotgun sequence includes:
- the TENT5B gene encoding terminal nucleotidyltransferase 5B: MLAAAAGPAPGGSEQRGGRFSVLTWEQVQRLDQILGEAVPIHGRGNFPTLSVRPRTIVQVVRSRLEKKGITVHNVRLNGSAASHVLHQDSGLGYKDLDLIFGVDLKTEDVFQLVKDVVMDCLLDFLPEGVNKDKITPMTLKEAYVQKLVKVCNETDRWSLISLSNNSGKNVELKFVDSLRRQFEFSVDSFQIILDSLLLFGECSENPMAENFHPTVTGESMYGDFEEAMDHLRNRVIATRNPEEIRGGGLLKYCNLLVRGFKPKSEVDMKALQRYMCSRFFIDFSDIGEQQRKLECYLQSHFVGMESKRYDYLMTLHRVVNESTVCLMGHERRQTLNLIAMLAVRVLAEQNIIPTVTNVTCYYQPAPYVSEINFNYYVTHVQPFLPCNQSYPTWLPCN, translated from the exons ATGctggcggcggcagcggggcccgCTCCGGGCGGCTCGGAGCAGCGCGGCGGCCGCTTCAGCGTCCTGACGTGGGAGCAGGTGCAGCGGCTGGACCAGATCCTGGGCGAGGCCGTGCCCATCCACGGCCGCGGCAACTTCCCCACGCTCTCGGTGCGGCCCCGCACCATCGTCCAG GTTGTCCGTAGTCgcctggagaagaaaggaatCACAGTCCATAATGTAAGGTTGAATGGCTCAGCAGCTAGTCATGTTCTGCATCAAGACAGTGGCTTGGGGTACAAAGACTTAGATCTCATCTTTGGTGTAGATCTGAAGACTGAAGATGTCTTCCAGCTTGTTAAAGATGTGGTCATGGATTGCCTTCTTGACTTCCTCCCAGAAGGTGTCAACAAAGACAAGATCACCCCCATGACTCTGAAGGAGGCGTATGTGCAGAAGCTGGTGAAGGTATGCAATGAAACAGACCGCTGGAGCCTCATATCGCTCTCCAACAACAGCGGGAAGAATGTGGAACTCAAATTTGTGGACTCTCTCAGGCGGCAGTTCGAGTTCAGTGTGGACTCCTTCCAGATCATCCTGGATTCGCTCCTGCTGTTTGGGGAGTGTTCAGAGAATCCCATGGCAGAGAACTTCCACCCCACGGTCACTGGGGAGAGCATGTACGGGGACTTTGAGGAGGCAATGGACCATCTCCGGAACAGGGTCATCGCCACGAGGAACCCAGAGGAGATCAGAGGTGGGGGGCTTCTGAAATACTGCAACCTTTTGGTGAGGGGGTTTAAGCCTAAATCAGAAGTTGATATGAAGGCACTACAGAGATACATGTGCTCCAGGTTTTTCATAGACTTCTCTGACATCGgtgagcagcagaggaagctgGAGTGCTACCTTCAGAGCCACTTTGTTGGGATGGAGAGCAAAAGATATGACTATTTGATGACCCTCCACAGGGTGGTCAATGAGAGCACAGTCTGCCTTATGGGACACGAAAGGAGGCAGACCCTGAACCTCATTGCCATGCTGGCTGTGAGAGTCCTGGCTGAGCAGAACATCATCCCCACGGTCACAAACGTTACCTGCTACTACCAGCCAGCTCCTTATGTCAGTGAAATAAACTTCAACTACTATGTCACCCACGTGCAGCCCTTCCTGCCTTGCAATCAGTCTTACCCAACGTGGCTTCCCTGTAACTGA
- the LOC114017499 gene encoding uncharacterized protein LOC114017499 translates to MQSPVLLGRGCRDAPNSRHQRIRLLLRFPSDLTQEVMWVFPPNPPPNRPRTLQQDFAAVSSTHEQSRDSIGWGWHRAPVLYGVWRGAWGQVTHQANPGCPPGIAGGSWLVAGPACPPREPPGCVGTSTAVLAAWNLGTGLAAAASESPGRLGSGSILQELLQESLDGALPAETLPKTAAQGLIRMQEAMAAPMQQMQSHEGVIPAMSSHHVTGLWHQLLLSFYSFSWKGWSCEETWDLLLALPPTLLASLTTSASSICQHLRTPRVMNKIYQSLLLLVCRQHRQQHQPAQRREARITQQTCCLTPR, encoded by the exons ATGCAAAGCCCCGTGCTCCTGGGcaggggatgcagggatgctccCAACAGCAGGCACCAGAGGATCCGGCTTCTGCTCCGTTTTCCCTCTGACCTTACACAGGAGGTGATGTGGGTTTTCCCCCCAAATCCGCCCCCAAACAGGCCCAGGACCCTCCAGCAAGACTTTGCTGCTGTCTCCAGCACGCACGAGCAGTCCCGTGACAGCATCGGCTGGGGGTGGCACAGGGCTCCTGTGCTGTACGGGGTGTGGAGGGGGGCATGGGGCCAGGTCACCCACCAAGCTAACCCAGGATGCCCACCTGGCATTGCAGGGGGctcctggctggtggctggaCCAGCTTGTCCACCCAGAGAGCCACCTGGATGCGTGGGTACCAGCACAGCCGTGTTGGCAGCCTGGAACTTGGGGACTGGGCTCGCTGCAGCAGCTTCGGAGAGccctggcaggctggggagcgGGAGCAtcttgcaggagctgctgcaggagtcACTGGATGGTGCTTTACCTGCGGAGACGTTGCCCAAAACCGCGGCCCAGGGACTCATCCGGATGCAGGAGGCAATGGCTGCTCCCATGCAGCAGATGCAATCCCACGAGGGCGTCAtcccagccatgagcagccacCATGTAACGGGACTCTGGCACCagcttttattgtctttttacTCTTTTTCGTGGAAAG GATGGAGCTGTGAGGAGACCTGGGATCTCCTCCTTGCCCTTCCACCGACCCTCCTGGCCTCGCTGACCACATCAGCCTCCTCCATCTG CCAGCACTTAAGGACACCGCgtgtaatgaataaaatatatcaAAGTTTACTTCTGCTCgtgtgcaggcagcacaggcagcagcaccagccggCGCAGAGGCGAGAAGCGAGGATTACACAACAGACCTGCTGTCTCACACCAAGGTAG
- the TRNP1 gene encoding TMF-regulated nuclear protein 1 → MAAAAAAPGPAACSEQRPDRGGPSSSSTGSTGSSTGGGGGGSGSPGSVELAAARRRLVAAEGRRRAAAELEGRVRQVHCALRHAELRLAARAEALGRLGAGVAQAQLALAAQSQRLQKGLRRRPRPRPAALLAAARALRSCVPWAPGRARAPAATPARRLPAAPRSPA, encoded by the coding sequence atggcggcggcggcggcagctcCGGGCCCGGCTGCCTGCAGCGAGCAGCGCCCCGATCGCGGcggccccagcagcagcagcacgggcAGCACCGGCAGCAGcaccggcggcggcggcggcggcagcggcagccccGGGTCGGTGGagctggcggcggcgcggcggcggctggtggcggcggaggggcggcggcgggcggcggcggagcTGGAGGGCCGCGTCCGGCAGGTGCACTGCGCCCTGCGGCACGCCGAGCTGCGCCTGGCCGCCCGCGCCGAGGCCCTGGGCCGGCTGGGGGCCGGCGTGGCCCAGGCGCAGCTGGCGCTGGCGGCGCAGAGCCAACGGCTGCAGAAGGGGctgcgccgccgcccccgcccccgccccgccgccctgcTGGCGGCCGCGCGCGCCCTGCGCAGCTGCGTGCCCTGGGCCCCCGGCCGCGCGCGCGCCCCCGCCGCgacccccgcccgccgcctgcccgccgcgccgcgcagCCCCGCCTAG